The Deinococcus yavapaiensis KR-236 genome segment GTGAAGCGCGCGAGGTTCGCGAGGCGTCGCTCACCGTCGCTCGTCGCGGCCATGAGGACGCTGCAGCCGCTGCGTTCGTCCGCGAGGGCCAGCAAGCGTGACGGTCGCAGAAACGCGCACGCGTCGAGCAACGAACGCAGCAACTCGCGCGCGACGGTGAGGCGCGCGCCGAGCGTCTCTTGGCGCGCGAGCGTTTGCCACAACGTCTCCTCGGGGGTGCGCGCGCGCGCGAGGCGCGCGAGGTCCGCGTCGTCCACGCGGCCGTACGGACTGCGCAGCAAACTCGCGAGCAGCAAATCATCCGCGGGCTGCGCCAGCCACGCGAGGAGCGTGCGCGCGTCACGCACTTCCGGGCGATACAAGAGGCCGCGTCCGCCGTTCACGACGTACGGAATGCCCGCGCGGAACAACGCCGCTTCGTACACCGCGAGGTCCGTGCGAGATCGGAACAGCACGGCGATGTCGCCGAACCGCACGGGGCGCGCGCCGGCCGGGCCGTGCACGAGGCGTTCCTCGGCGATGAGCGCTTGAATGCGAGCCGCGAGCAAGTTCGCTTCGGCCGCGCGGCGCGCGGGCGCGCCTTTGCCGAGCACCGCGTGGAATTCGACGGGTGCGAGCGGCTCGGCCGGGTTGACGGCGCGGTGCGCGGTGAGCGGCGTGAACGTCGCGGCGGTCGGTCGCGTGTCGTCCGGGCCGGGCATGCGCCGTTCGAAGAACGCGTTCGTGACGCTCACGAGCGGAGCGTGCGTGCGGAAGGACGTGCCAAGGTGGACGTTCACGCCCCGCTCGGCCGCGACACGCTCGCGCGCCGTGCGGAAGAGGGTGACGTCCGCGCGGCGAAAGGCGTAGATGCTTTGCTTTTCGTCGCCGACGACCGTGACGTTCGCGCCGCCCGCGAGGACGCGCTCCAAGATCGCCCACTGGGTGGGGTTGGTGTCTTGGAATTCGTCGATGAGGACGTGCCGCCAGCGCGCGTGGTAGTACGCGCGAACGTGCGGGTGCTGCAGCGCGTGCAGCGCGAGGCGTTCGAGGTCCGCGAAGGTCAGCACGCCTTGCTCGCGTTTCAAACGGTCGAGTTCGCGCAGCACGACCGGCCACGCGCGCGTCACGACGCGCTGCGCGTCGAGCGCCCACACGTCCGCGGCGTCCTCGTCGTCGCTCGCTTTGCATAGGTCGCGCAGTTGCGTGAGCGCCCCGCCAATCAACGCTTTGTCGGCTTTGCTCCACGCGCTGGCCGTGCCGAGGTTGCTGCGGAAGCCTTGCAAGGCGGTCGTCAACGCGCGCGTTTGCTCGTCGCGCCGCTCCACGCCCCGCAGGGCTTGCAGTGCGGCCACGCGGTACTGCTCCAGGCGATCTCGCGGATCGTTCGCGGCGGCGCTTTCCAAGGCGTGCACGGCGGTTGTCCAGGCGCGGTCGCGTTCCGCTTGCCGCGCGACGACCTGCGCGACGGCTTGCGCGCGCGCGCTCGCCCACGCGGTTTCATCGAAGGCGTCGAGGCTGCGGTTCGCTTCGACGGGATCGTCGAGCAGCGCCTCGAGGACGTCGCGTAAGACACCGACGGGTACGCTTCCGAGGGCGTCGTCGTCGAGGGTGGCGAGGGCGAGCGGCAGGTGCGCTTTCGGCCAGGCGTTCGACGCGGCTTCATCGAGGACCGTGAAGCGCGCGCCCACCCCGGCTTCCACGGGGTGTTCGCGCAGGATGCGCGCGCACAACGCGTGTATCGTGCCGATTTGCGCGAGCGGCAACGCGTCCGCGACGGCTTGCCAGCGCGCGCCGTCCCGCGCGGCGACATACGTTTCGACGCGCGCGCGTAACTCCGCGGCGGCCGGCATGGTGAAGGTCGTCGCGAGGATCTGCCCGGGCTGCACGCCGTCGTCGAGGAGACGCACGATGCGTTCGGCCATCACGCGGGTCTTGCCGGACCCGGCGCCCGCGTCGATGGCGACGCTGCCCAGGGCGTGCACCGCCGCGCGTTGCTGAGGGGTGGCGTCGAACGAGGAAGGAGGGTGCGGCGTGGTCATTCGTCCTCCGTCGAGGTGAAGCGTTGAAAGCGGCACAGCGGCGACGCGTCGCAGTACTTGCACGCGCCGAGCGCGTCGTCCGGTCGCGCGTCGAACACGCCCGCCGCGAGGTCGTCGCGAACGCTCGCGAGGAACGTGTCGACGCTGCGCGCGTGCTCGGGCCAATCGTCGGCGCTCGTCGAGGCGGGGCCGACTTCGTCGAGGGTGCGCGCGTTCTTGAGGCTGTAGTAGCGTCCGCGCGTCGCGCCGCTGAGCCGCACGTACACCGGGAGTTGCACTTCGAGGTCGAGGACGGTCGCGTCGCTCGTGCGGCGCACGCGCGAGATGTACTTGCCGAGCTTGTAATCTGTCACGACCGGCCCGTTCGGCGTGGCGTCGACGCGATCCGCGAATCCCGTGAACGCCCAAGCGTGCGATGCGACGTTCACGCTTCCGTCGAGGGGCGATTCGACCGCGAGGGGCGTCCAGTCGCTCGGCAAGAAATCCGGCGCGGCGACGACGCGCCGCAGTCGCTCGAGGTGTTCGCGGCGTTCGAAGCGCCACAACGGCCCGGTGGACAAGCGGCCGGCGCGCACGAGGGTCGTTTCCGCGCGGTCGAACGCCGCGTCGACGCCTTCCGTGAGGTGCGCGCGGTCGACGGAGCCGTCGATGACGCCGGCGATGAGTTCTTGCAGCGCGCGGTGCAGCAGCGTGCCTTGCATGGCCGGGTCGAGGTCGTCGCGTGGCGCGTCGAGCGGTGCGAGCCTTAGCGCGCTTTTCGTGAACCATTGAAAGCGGCACGCGCCGAACGCGTGCAACTGCGACGCGCTCCAGCGATGCGCGGCCGCGTCGATCGCGTCGAGGCGCACGGTGTCACGGCCTCGCTCGCGGTCTTCTTCGCGGCGCGCGCCGCGCGCGACGTCGTCGGACACGCGGCCCGTGAGGGCGTCTTGACGGGCGCGTTCGAAGCGCGAGCCGGCCACGGCGTGCACGTTGACGGCGCGGGGCGCGACGCTGGCGAGGAAGACGCTGGGCCGCAGCGCGCGCCCGTCGACGCTGGTGAGGGGTCGGCTGAAGGTGACGTCGCCGTGCGCGGCGCACACGCTGACGTAGAAGAACGCGCGCTCGAGGGCCGCGCGGGTGCTCGCGTCGGGCAGAGGCGCGCCGCGTTCGGTGAGGCGGGCGCGCGCGAACGAGTCGAGCAAGCCTTCGGACGCGGGACGCGCGGGGTACACGCCGTCGGCCAGGCCGAGCATCCACACGTGCTCGAACGTCCGTCCGGCGGCGTTGATGGGGCTGAGGACGCGCACGCCCGCTTTGGCGAGCAGCAGCGGCACGCGTGTGACGTCGAGGCCTTCGTGCAGAAAGGTCGCGAAGCGTTCGAGCGTCCACTCGTCGTCGTCGTTCGTGAGGGGCGCGAGGAGGTCGCGCAGGGCGTGCAAGTGCACGGCGAGGTGCGGATCGCGCGACTGCCGATCCGTCACGCCGAGCGCGTCGAGGGCCGCGCCGATCGCTTGGGCGTACGCCCAGCCGGGCGCGAAGGACGGCCACACGAGCGCGTCGAGGCGCGGATCGTCACTCCACGCCGCAAGGCCGCGCGGCGTGCCTTGCCGGAAGGCGCGCGCGCGGGCGGGCGCGTCGAACGGCAGCGTCCACAAGGGGTGCATGAGGACGCGGCGCGCGTCGAAGAAGCGCCACTCGCTGAGGTTCGCGTTTCGCCACGCGCTGAGCAGCGACCCGAGGTGCGTGCCGCGCAGCGGGGTGCGCAGGGCGCTGAGGAGCGGCACGTCGTACTCGTCGGCGACGTCCGCGAGGGCGGGCAGGTACATCGCTTCGTCACGCACCAAGAGGGCGATGTCGGACGCGGGCGTGCCGCGTTCGAGCAGGGCCTTCGCGTGCCGCAGCGCGGCGCGCACTTCCTCTTCGACGGTGGGCGCTTCCACGACGACGCACGCGCTGGGCGGCTCGCCGAGGAAGCCGCGCGCGACGCGCTCTCCGACGCGTTCGCCCGGGTCGCCTTCGGGCGTGCGCGTCGACCAGCCGTGCGCGGCGAGGGTGCGCAGCGTGCGGCGCGCTTCGCTGAGGGCCGACGCGCCGGGCACGAACGGCAGCGTGACGACGCTGCCCGGCGCGGCGAGGGCGTTCACGAGGTGCAGTTGCGCCGCGTCGAGGTACCCGAAGCCGTGCACGAGCAGCCGCTCGGAGGGCGCGTCGAAGCGCGCCGCGAAGTACTCGGGCACGGCGCCGTCGAAGGCGCGCTCGTCGTCGAGCAGCGTCAGGTACGCGGCGTACACGCGCGCGAGGTCGCGTTCGCGTGGCGTGTCGGCCGCGTTCGCGAGCGCGACCGGGTCGAGGTTGGCGCGCAGGCATTCTTGCACGAGGGCGCGCAGCGTTTCGATGGTGGCGGGTTCGTCGCGCAGCGGCTCGAAGTAATCGAGGCGCACGTGCGCGAGAACGCGCGCGATCAGGCGCGGCGCGTCGGCGGTCGTCATGGCGTGACGACCCGCGCGGCTCAGGAGGGTGCGCGCGAGTTGCGTCATGGTGAGGGTCGCCATGGGCGTGCCGAGCGCGCGCCGCAGTGCCTGCCCGGCGGGGACGTTCACGGTGACGACGCGGCACGGCGCGCTTCGCACGGTTTCAAGGGCGACGCCCTCGAGGACGCTCGGCGCGGCGTGCGTGACGACGACGCGGCCGTTCACGCGCTGCCCACCGGGGCGGGCGCGTACAAGGCGCTGGCGTCCGCGAGCGTCTTGCGCATTTCTTCGCGCAGCTCGGCGGGGCGCAGCACTTCGACTTCCGCGCCCCAACTCAACAACCACGGTTTGATTTCCGTGGTGTTCGCGATCATCAAGCTGAGCAGCACCCGCCCGTCGGACAGCCGCTGCAGCGGTTCGACTTGCTGCGGAAAGTGATCTTCGCGCAGGCGCGACTCGACCTTCGGGGAGAACAGCAGGTCGACCCGCCTCGGCTCGCCGGTCATGACGCCCCACGCGCCCGCGAAGAACTGCAGCGCGTCGAAGTCGTCGGGAATGTCGTACGTGCGACTGGTCGGGTGTGGATTGCGCATGCGCGCCACTTTGAAGACTTTCACTTGCGGAGGCGTGCTGCTGCGGTCGAGGCCGATGGCGTACGCGGCGCGGTTGTGCGCGTTGATTTCCACGTGGTACACGTCGAGTTCCACGCGGCGCGCCGTCGTCTTGCCGACCGCGGCGTACTCGAAGGTGAGGGCGCGGCGGTCGACCCAGGCTTGCGCGGTGATGTCGAGGGTGCGCGCGTCACCGCTGCGCGGCCGCTTGGCGTACTCGGCGTTGGCGCGCACCGCGATCGACCGGGCGGGTTCAGGCAGACGGTGCGTGATCATCTCGAGGACTTCGAGGTAGCTGGGGTGAAAGCTGCTCGCGTGATGCACCAAAAGCCGCGCCGCGGAGTAAAGCGCGAGCGCTTCGACGGGATTGTCCGGGTTCAAGCTTTTGAGGGTGCGGCGTTTGCTGCGGTAGTGACCGCTGTCGAGCTTCTCGATGTCACCACGGTCGCATAAGAGGGCGAGGTCGCGTTGCAGTGAGCGCAGCTTCTCGCTCGGTAAGTTCAAGCGGTCGAGCAGTTCGCTGGAGGTTCGGTCGGCCATTTCGAGGGATTGCATGATGGCGACGAGCCGTTCGGCACGCGCGTTCGAGCGAAGTTCAGGCATGGAAGGGGACTCCTGAAGAGAGGCGCGGCATACGCCGATTTTAAGAAGGACTTCTTTCAAAGTTTGCACAAATGACGAACGCTCGACCGCCCGCGCGCTTCTCGCGGCACCGCCTCCGCTTGAAGCTTCCGGGCGGTCGAGTGTCGAGTTTCACGCGTCTTCAGTGACGTCCCCGAGGTCTTCGTCGTACCAGCCGAGGCGACTGAGGCCCGGGATGGGCTGCACGCCTTCGACGGGCACCACGGTGACGTGCGTGTCCCACGCGTGGTCCGTCGCGAGGCGCCCTTTGTATTGAAGGCCGCCGCGCGGGCTGAAGTACACGTGCTGCACTTGAAATTCACGGTTGCCGTGCAGCACGCACAACCCCACCGAGTCGGGCGTGATGACGCGCACGCGCGAACCTTCGACCGAGCGTGGCGTCTCCGTCCAGCGGGTGGGGGTGGCTGCCATGCGGGCGTGCCCAGCGAGGTCCGCGAGAACGTCGAGGGTGCGTTGCCACGCGGCGCGCTCGGCGGCGTCCGCGTCTTCGAGCGCGTACCGCGCGAGGTGAACGGCGCGCGCGAGCGTTTCTTCGAGCACGCCTGCGTGCAGCAGCTTCGACGAGAGGCGCAAGCTGCCGTACGTTTGGTCGTACACGACGATCACCGCGTCGCCTTTGCTGAGGCCGGGGCGTTCGACGCGCAGCTTGTCGGTGGTGACGCCGATGTCACGCGATTCGAACGGCACGACGAGCCCGAACGCTTCGAGCAGCAGTTCGGCGATGCGGCCGCGTGGCGCGTCGCCTTGCAAGCTCGGCGCGTGCAGCACCACGCCGGTCGTGAAGAAGTTGCGGGAGAAACGAGGGTGGTGGTAGTAGATGCCGGTGCGGCTCGCGTCGAGCGGGTAGCTGGACGTGAACTCGTTCGCGCCGCGGCGTTCGCTGAACCCGACGATGTGCTCGGAGATCATGACGTTGCAGTCCACGGCGCTCAGCAGCGCGCGCGCTTCAGCGTGGTGCACGGCGTCCGCGTCGAAGTTCGGGTACGCCAGGGTCGGCAGACACGCCGGTTTGGTCGTGTAACGCTTTTCCGGGCGGACGTGCACGGTGCGGGCGATCGGGGAGACTTTCGTGACGCGGTACGCGCGCGTCGCGTACAAATACACCGCGCCGGGGTACGCTTCGCGCATCACTTGCGAATACGACAGCGTGCCGAGCGGGGTGGGTTGATGCGCGTGGTGGAGTTCCACTTTGAAGCTCGTTTCGACGTCACGCAGCGGAAACGCGACGTTCGGGTGCTCTCCGCCTTGCGTCTTGAAGTTCTGCAGCGCGGGCGGCAGCGTGCCCGCGCGTTCCTTGTGCACGAGGTCCGAGAACCCGTCAGGCCATGACACGTTCGTGTCGAAGTCCTCGCTGTCCGCGCGACCGAGAGCGTGCAGCACTGCGTCGTGCTCTCCGCCGGGGCGCGCGAGGCACAACGCGTGAATGCACGCGATGTTCGCGTTTTCGAGGTACAGTGCGCTCGACGCGGGCGGGCGGCGCAAAATGCCGCTGGGCTCGGCGAACAGCGCGCGGTCGCTGGCGGACCCCGTGTCGAGGATGAGGACGTGGCCGGGTTGGCGGCGTCCGACGCGTCCGACGCGTTGCTGAAAGCTGGTGCTGGACGTGGGCACGCCGACGAGTACGACGACGTCGAGGTGCGGAATGTCAAGGCCGAGTTCGAGGGCGCTCGTGGCGATGACGCCGTCGAGGTCGCCGCGCGTGAGGCGATCTTGAATTTCGCTGCGGTCGCGCAGTTCGTACCCGCTGCGAAACGGCAGCACGCGCAGACGGTCCAGCCAAGCTTTTTGCAAGTGCGCGTCGGCTTCGTCGTCGTCGTCGTCGTCGTGCACGGCGCGCGCGGCGATCGACGCGAGGTTCTCGGTTTGCTTGCGTGAATCGCTGAAGCACAAGAACTTCAACCCGGCGCGCGCGAGGCTCGCGAGGAGCGCGGCGGTGTTCGATAAGAGGTCCTTCGCGCCCCCGGACGGCGTGAGGAGGTGCAGCGTCACCGGGTGCTTTTCGGAGCCGTCCTGCTCGGGGCCGATCACGTCGAAGTCCCGGTCGAACAAGAGCTTCAGGTGCCCTTTGGGATCGGCGATGGTGGCGGACGCGCACACGACTTGCAACCGCTTGCGCGTCATGAGTTTCTGCGCGTGTTCGAAACGGCGAAAGAGGTACGCGACGTTGCTGCCGAACACGCCGGTGAAGGTGTGCACTTCGTCCGTGATGATGAGGCGCGTGTCCCGCACGAACTTCGCGATCGCTTTCTTCGCGAGGTTCGCGAGGAGCCACGCGTGCATCACGTCCGGCGTGAGGATCAAGACGCGGCAGCGGCTCAAGAGGCGTTCGCGCTCCGCGAGGGGCACTTGCCCGTCGATGCGCCCGACGCTCGCGGGTACGCCGGCGGCGCTGAGCATGGCGCGCCACCGTTCTTCTTGTTCGACGCCGAGGGCTTTTTGAGGGTACAGCACGATGACGCGCGCGTCGGGCGTCGTGACGAGTTGCTCGAGCGCGGCCACGTGAAAGCACAACGTCTTGCCGCTGGCGGTGCCGGTCGCGACGACGAAGTTGTGAAATTCGGCGGCGTGCCGCGCGGCGATCGCTTGATGGCGGTACACGCCGTGCGGGTACGCGCGCGTCAAGTAGCGTTTGGTGACGTCCGAGACGGGCAAGGCGTGCGCCGGCTCGAGCGCGGCGAGGCGCGCGTCGCTCGGCAAGGTGTGCGTGCGCGTCCAAGGGCTGCGGGTGAGGGCGTCGTCAATGAAAGGCAAGGGGGCGATCGTCATAAGGCACTCCTCGTGGGGCGTGGCGGGGCGGGCGTTCAAGCGGCGTGAACGGCGGTCAGGCGTTTGAGGGCGGCGTGGCGGACGCCGTCGTCCGCGTGACGCGCGAGGCGTTCGAGGACGCCGATCGGCACGTGGGGTTCACGCACGACGAGCGGGGCGGTGTGGTCGTGCATGAGCCACGCGACGGCCCACGCGGGCGTGCTGGGGTGTGCGGCGGCAAGCAGCGACAGCGTGAAGTCGTCTTCGTTGGCGAGCTCGGCGAGGACAAGCGGCGGCGTGTTGGGATGCCGCGCGACCGCTTCGAGGACGTCGAAGCGCGTGGACTGCGCGAGTTGTTCGAGAATGCGCGAAGGCGTGGCTGGGTGGGTGGCTTGCCGCACGTCGAAGTCGGTCGTCATGCGTTCACGGTACGCGCGGCGCGCGTCACCGAATGACGTCGCGCGCGTGCTGCGCGCGACGTCATTACTTGTCGTGCCGGGGGGGCATGCTGACGGCGTCTGCGCGAACGTTCGCGCGGTTTGAAAGGAGATCCGATGATGACTTTCCAAGTGACGCATCACGCCATCACCCGCTACGTGGAGCGCTTCGCGGGCAACCTCAGCTTCCACGCCGCGCGAACGCGCCTCGAACGCCTCGCGCGCCGCGCTCGATTTCGGCACACCTTGCCGGGTGGAGCGCGCCTCTACACCCTCGGTGAGGTGCGGTTCGTCGTGGCTGAGGGCGTGGTGCTCACCGTGTACCGCTTGCAGTACGCTCCGTTGGAAGGCACGCTCGATCTTTGGTTGGAGGAGGTCGCATGACGCAATTGGAAGCTGTTCAAAGGTTCGCTTCGCACGCCGAACGCATCGCCGCGTTTCTGCGTGACGAAGGATTCCGCCCGACTGTCGACGAGGACGGCGACGTGTACTTCAAGTTCGAAGGCCGCGTGTACTACGTCGTCGTGAACGAGGAGGACCCGTCGTTCTTCCGGGTGCTCGCGCCGTTCTTCTGGTCGCTTGATGACGCGGACGAACGACGGCGCGCGCTCACCGTGACGAACGAAGTGCAATGCCGCTTCAAAGTCGGACGGTTCTTCGTGTCCGACGACGGCGTCTCCGCGGTCGTCGACGCCTACTTGCCCGACGAGACGTCCTTCCGTGCGGTGCTGCTGCGTTCGTTGAGCGCGCTGCCGGAGATGACGCGGGAATTTCGAGATCGCATGCACGCGCACAGCCTCAGCTGACGGCAGTTGCGCTTCTATGAACGACCGTCCGCGTCCCTGAGGGGCGCGGACGTCTTTGCTGAGGTCGTGGCTTCGCTCGCGCGTGCGCTTGACGCGTTGCGAGCAAGCTGCCCCCGTGGAATCGTTCGTGTAAGCGACGTCAAGCCGCACGGGCGGTCGATGCGCGAAGCGTCGATGATGGTGACGACGTCACCCGCCAATCCTTGGGGAACGCTTTGTGGGAACCGACTTTTCAATGCGAGGCGTCATTCTCAGACCGCATCCAGAAGGGCTTTTCCGCGTCCTCGTTGGCGCGTAATTCCCTGTTCGCTTTGAGCAGCTGCACCGCATCGACCGAGGTGTCACCTGGGAACACCTCGGCAGGTGAGGAGGCACCGTTGCGGGCGCCATGAGCGTGAAGCGGTCGAAGGTCCCCCTCAAGTTCACGTGGTGCGTGTCCTGCTTTCGCAAGATTGGCTTTAAGGCGCGCTTCTTCTTTGCGGCGAGCCCGCGCGACTTGTTCGCGCGCCACGTCCAGACGCACCTGTTCCTTTTGTGCGGCACGCGCTTGTTTCAAGGCCTGCCTCGATGGGAACGGCTTGAACCCGAGGGCCGCTTCGATCGGGCTGCGTTCAACATCGACGTTGCCGGCCAGCACGTCGCGACGAAGGGCGTGAACGACGTGCGCCTCGCGTTGGTTGCGCTGTATCAACTCGTCGTACGTCGTGAAAAATGACGTTCCGAGCACGACGACCTTGACGAGGACGTCGTTCACAGGCCGCAATTCTGTGGTTTTCCCGTACGGGGTGTTCAATGCTCGTTTCAGCTGCATGGGACTCCTAACTTGACTGCGTTCACTTGCGAATTTCCCAGACGCTGACGTGCGTGCGTTCCTTCTTGACTTTCTTCTCAGGCTCGTCGATCGAGCGGGCAACGGGCGAGGCAGGCCGTGGCGAGGCAGCGGGCTGATTTTCCGGTGGGCGCGGTAAACGCGCCGCAATCTGTTCAGGTGTAGGAGGGGCGTTTTCTCGTGTTTGATGTTGTTGGACGGCGCGGGTGATGTCCGCCAGCTTCGTGGTCGGTGCGAGACGCCACACGTCTCGCATGAACGCCAGCGTTTCTGCCTTGTCGGTGCCGAGAGCGTCAGCGAGTCGTTGCTGGGCGGGGCTCAGGCGCTGCGACGCCGAACGGTCTTTGCTGGGCGCGCTCGGGTGGTCGCGTTCCGTTGCTTCTTGTTGCACGACGAGCACGAACAAATCGCGCGAAGGCCCGGGGGATGGTTCGACGAGCCTAGGAGTTCCGTCGTGGTCACCTTTGATGGCCGTCAGGGCGGCAGCGACGTCTTCGCTTGACGTCAGCATCCGGCTGTACGCCGCACGCCATTGTCCTTGCCGTAAACGCCGAGCGAGGTCTTCGAGTTCGTTCGCCAAGCGAAAGGTCGCGCTGTCCACGGAGTTGCTCATTGAGTACTTCTCGTTTCGAGTTCACGCCTGGGTGGAACGTCGTTGTCTTGGCGAGGTGACAGAAACGAAGCGCTGCTTGAATCGTGGGATGACCGTTGATGATGCAGCATGCACGTCAGTGTACCTGCACGTCGTGCGTGCCCGTGCAGTAAATGACGCTGCGCTGCTGGCACGCGCGATGACCGCGCACTTGTCAGCGGAACACCACGTCGCGGTTCGCTCGTTGATCGAAACTGGAGTTTGACGCCGAGGAAGCGACGGGCGTGCGCGCAAATGTGTGACGGCCGCGTTGTTCGAGTGCTATGACAGCTGTATGGAACGAAACGGACGGAAGGGACTGCTGGACTGGGAACGCCAGCCGACTTGATGCGGCTTGAACGTCAGCAAACCGAGGTGCGTGCGCAAGTTCAGTGTCGCGCGCACCGGAGCCTTCGGTCATGGTGAACGCGTACTTTGAACGTAGCGGCCTTGAGAGCCTGACGAGAGGTGTGGCGTGACGATCGCCGAGGAAGGCCGCGCGAGTTTCGAGGACGTGGCTCGCCGCGTGCACACCTGGGTTGAGCGGCATCGCAACACGGTCGATTTGCAGTTCGCCGACCGCTTGCCCCTGCCGCCCGAGACGCACGAAGGCGCCGGGTACCTGCTGATGGTCGCGGCGATCAATCAGCAAGTGCGGGCGGAAGTGGTGCGCGACGTGATGCGTGACGTGCACGCCACCCTCGGCGAGGACGTCTTCAACTTGCACGCTCTTCCGGCCGACGCGTTGACGTTGGTGTGGCAGTGGTGGCAAGCGGACGCGCAGGCGCGGCGATGGCCGCTGCTGGAAGGCAACCGGGCGGACCGCGTGCTGCGCGATGTGGCACGCTTCCTGGAAGTCACGCGTCGACAAGGAGGCCTGAACGCGTGGGCGGCCAGGCACGGTCACGTGCAGTCGTGCGCGAACGACATCGCTCGGCACGTGCCCGCCTTTGGCGGTGCGGCGAGCGCGCGCAAGAAATTGTGGATGTACCTTCGGTGGATGGTCCGACCGACGCCGGACCTGGGCGTGTGGAGGCACGTTCACCCGCGTGACTTGCGGATTCCGTTGGACGTGAACACCATGGTGGTGTTTCGGCGCCTCGCCACGGCGCATTGCGTCCGCGAGCGCTTGCGTGCTGAAGGCTTGCGCTTCAGCGGCCAGGAGCGACCCAACGCTCAAGACGTCGAGACGGCGACCGCCATGGCACGTTGGTGGTACCCGGATGACCCGGCGTGCGTGGATTACCCGTTCTTCTTGCGCGGGCGAGAACTGTTCGCGGCCGAACGCGCTGTCCAAGAGCCGCGGCATCCAGCGCGTCGCAGGACCGAAGGGTGAACGTCTTCAGTCGCGGCGAGGTCCGAACCCTGGTTGCGCGCTCGTGAATCAGGTGCGGTCAGGTCATGTGGACCAAGAGGGTTGATACGCTCGCACGACCCGTGAAAACGCGGGCACTCCGCCTAACGTTCAGCAATGCCGCGCAAGAACTTATTCGCAACGGCGTGCGAACACCACGCCTGCAACGCGGAGCACATGGTAACCCTGACGTCGTTCTCGATCTTGAGGCCGACGATCTCATCGCTACGATCAGCATCTGCACGGCCCTCCAAGCCGACCGTTCCTTCCTTGAGCGAGTCGATTTTCAAGGAGGCGAGTTCGATGCGTTGTTCGCCCCGACCACCCGCTTGTTTCCTCCGTCACGTCCGGGTAGGTAGCCACAGCAGGGTCGCCGCGAGCCTTTGCATTTCAAGGACGTTCGCCGCCCTCTTGGCCTACATGACCTAACGTAAAGGGCACGTGCACCTCGCGTTGGATGGGCGATCGTAGCGGGCCGAAGCCGAAGTTCGTCGTCAGACGCTAGGTACTCTCGAGTCAATCAAACCTGACGGCTTTTCGCTTGGTGCTCGACGGTGTCAACTGTTTTGAAGTCATAGCTTTGCGAATGCAAAGATGACGCATTTTGCAAGATATCGGCCTTGCAAAATGCAGTACACTGCAGCAAGGAGAATCATGCCCCCGACCACACGCTCGAAAGGCACGTCCGCTGGCGCCCAGCGACCACGAGCCGAAAGCAAGGAAGCGCAGCCGTCCACGAAAACCACGCCCAAGAAGTTGCCAGCCGGCAGGCGTGGCTACGTCGCGGTCGTCGAGCTCGGGAATCGCTCCAGCATCCGCTTGGACCGACGTCGCGACGTTTTCAAGTACGTCACGAATCTCGATGAGCACGATGTCATCGGCGACTTGACGCTCGGCCGCCCCGTCAAAA includes the following:
- a CDS encoding UvrD-helicase domain-containing protein gives rise to the protein MTTPHPPSSFDATPQQRAAVHALGSVAIDAGAGSGKTRVMAERIVRLLDDGVQPGQILATTFTMPAAAELRARVETYVAARDGARWQAVADALPLAQIGTIHALCARILREHPVEAGVGARFTVLDEAASNAWPKAHLPLALATLDDDALGSVPVGVLRDVLEALLDDPVEANRSLDAFDETAWASARAQAVAQVVARQAERDRAWTTAVHALESAAANDPRDRLEQYRVAALQALRGVERRDEQTRALTTALQGFRSNLGTASAWSKADKALIGGALTQLRDLCKASDDEDAADVWALDAQRVVTRAWPVVLRELDRLKREQGVLTFADLERLALHALQHPHVRAYYHARWRHVLIDEFQDTNPTQWAILERVLAGGANVTVVGDEKQSIYAFRRADVTLFRTARERVAAERGVNVHLGTSFRTHAPLVSVTNAFFERRMPGPDDTRPTAATFTPLTAHRAVNPAEPLAPVEFHAVLGKGAPARRAAEANLLAARIQALIAEERLVHGPAGARPVRFGDIAVLFRSRTDLAVYEAALFRAGIPYVVNGGRGLLYRPEVRDARTLLAWLAQPADDLLLASLLRSPYGRVDDADLARLARARTPEETLWQTLARQETLGARLTVARELLRSLLDACAFLRPSRLLALADERSGCSVLMAATSDGERRLANLARFTGLVRAWQSEGGIDLGAVNDRLRQLEVLDVPLAEATLADEDAVTLTTIHGAKGLEYPVVFVPDLLRGKNNNTPSVLHDASVGVAVRVPGVPSAKQPSAYQALLEARQERERSEDERVWYVAFTRAADLLVLSATGEASGGGAASLAALAGDFPDEHVARFSYAAESVPTPEPRRFMRDVTTGRLVLPHAAPLPESLPVTSLSVYLTCPLAFKRQYLLGHARLATLWRANDPDEARANVGGAIIGSAVHRAIELAWTPAEMERHLAYLPDRAREEVARLVSALSGDAYRELRGLEAQRELNVSPVLAGVRFEGVIDALYDGWVVDYKTDKEAAPHHHLPQLAVYAAHVGANRASLAYLRHDRLHDFTEDELRWGLQLAEGAARRMFEGDFEATPSVDTCRWCAYRGSCPSRYIEEI
- a CDS encoding PD-(D/E)XK nuclease family protein translates to MNGRVVVTHAAPSVLEGVALETVRSAPCRVVTVNVPAGQALRRALGTPMATLTMTQLARTLLSRAGRHAMTTADAPRLIARVLAHVRLDYFEPLRDEPATIETLRALVQECLRANLDPVALANAADTPRERDLARVYAAYLTLLDDERAFDGAVPEYFAARFDAPSERLLVHGFGYLDAAQLHLVNALAAPGSVVTLPFVPGASALSEARRTLRTLAAHGWSTRTPEGDPGERVGERVARGFLGEPPSACVVVEAPTVEEEVRAALRHAKALLERGTPASDIALLVRDEAMYLPALADVADEYDVPLLSALRTPLRGTHLGSLLSAWRNANLSEWRFFDARRVLMHPLWTLPFDAPARARAFRQGTPRGLAAWSDDPRLDALVWPSFAPGWAYAQAIGAALDALGVTDRQSRDPHLAVHLHALRDLLAPLTNDDDEWTLERFATFLHEGLDVTRVPLLLAKAGVRVLSPINAAGRTFEHVWMLGLADGVYPARPASEGLLDSFARARLTERGAPLPDASTRAALERAFFYVSVCAAHGDVTFSRPLTSVDGRALRPSVFLASVAPRAVNVHAVAGSRFERARQDALTGRVSDDVARGARREEDRERGRDTVRLDAIDAAAHRWSASQLHAFGACRFQWFTKSALRLAPLDAPRDDLDPAMQGTLLHRALQELIAGVIDGSVDRAHLTEGVDAAFDRAETTLVRAGRLSTGPLWRFERREHLERLRRVVAAPDFLPSDWTPLAVESPLDGSVNVASHAWAFTGFADRVDATPNGPVVTDYKLGKYISRVRRTSDATVLDLEVQLPVYVRLSGATRGRYYSLKNARTLDEVGPASTSADDWPEHARSVDTFLASVRDDLAAGVFDARPDDALGACKYCDASPLCRFQRFTSTEDE
- a CDS encoding helix-turn-helix transcriptional regulator, with product MPELRSNARAERLVAIMQSLEMADRTSSELLDRLNLPSEKLRSLQRDLALLCDRGDIEKLDSGHYRSKRRTLKSLNPDNPVEALALYSAARLLVHHASSFHPSYLEVLEMITHRLPEPARSIAVRANAEYAKRPRSGDARTLDITAQAWVDRRALTFEYAAVGKTTARRVELDVYHVEINAHNRAAYAIGLDRSSTPPQVKVFKVARMRNPHPTSRTYDIPDDFDALQFFAGAWGVMTGEPRRVDLLFSPKVESRLREDHFPQQVEPLQRLSDGRVLLSLMIANTTEIKPWLLSWGAEVEVLRPAELREEMRKTLADASALYAPAPVGSA